In one Pirellulales bacterium genomic region, the following are encoded:
- the nusA gene encoding transcription termination factor NusA yields the protein MNATEVLRIVDSIHRDKNIDKEIVFQAIEAALVSAAKKQYGEDQDITVSIDRISGAISGTHNGVALDPQETLGRIVAQTAKQVIIQKIREAERDSLYDEYHELMGQMVPGVVQKYENGTATVSLGNTEAILPRSEQIPGETHHPNERVRATIFDVKKVGSRVKVILSRTRPQLVQRLFEQEIPEIADGVIEVRALAREPGYRSKVAVSSSDQRVDCVGACVGVRGNRIKNIVDELGGERIDIVRWSDDLQQLIPNALQPSEVDEVILCQMIGKAIVLVREDQLSLAIGRRGQNVRLASKLCGWDIEIMTREELDSEIERAVAGFSELDGVDPSLAERLVGEGFLTYDELSVIEPDNMMSMGNLTEEQVQHIVDQAEQRAEAAEAAAAVERRRQREQERIDAATAEADQKEAELQKAAGLPAGVSAPAASVSGASSSEAATVGNGVAGADDRDESAAMSSDQPATTGGETASGGSN from the coding sequence ATGAACGCGACGGAAGTATTGCGAATTGTGGACTCGATCCACCGCGACAAGAACATCGACAAGGAAATTGTTTTCCAAGCGATTGAGGCTGCGCTGGTGTCGGCGGCGAAAAAGCAATACGGCGAAGATCAGGACATTACCGTCAGCATCGATCGGATTAGCGGGGCGATTTCCGGCACGCACAACGGGGTGGCGCTGGATCCGCAGGAGACGCTGGGGCGGATTGTGGCGCAAACGGCGAAGCAAGTGATCATTCAGAAAATTCGGGAAGCGGAGCGGGATTCGCTGTACGACGAATATCACGAACTGATGGGGCAAATGGTTCCCGGCGTCGTGCAAAAGTACGAGAACGGAACCGCCACGGTGTCGCTGGGAAATACGGAGGCCATTTTGCCCCGCAGCGAGCAAATTCCCGGCGAAACGCATCATCCGAACGAACGGGTGCGGGCAACCATATTCGACGTGAAAAAAGTCGGCAGCCGGGTGAAGGTGATTTTGAGCCGGACACGACCGCAATTAGTGCAGCGGCTGTTCGAGCAGGAAATACCGGAAATTGCCGACGGCGTGATTGAAGTGCGGGCCTTGGCGCGGGAGCCGGGGTACCGCAGTAAAGTGGCGGTGAGCAGCAGCGACCAGCGGGTCGATTGCGTGGGGGCATGCGTGGGGGTGCGCGGCAACCGGATTAAGAATATTGTGGATGAATTGGGTGGCGAGCGGATTGACATTGTCCGCTGGAGCGACGATTTACAGCAACTCATCCCCAACGCGCTGCAACCTTCGGAAGTGGACGAAGTGATTTTGTGCCAGATGATCGGCAAGGCGATTGTGCTGGTGCGCGAAGATCAGTTGTCGCTAGCGATTGGGCGGCGGGGCCAAAACGTGCGGCTGGCCAGCAAGCTGTGCGGTTGGGACATTGAAATTATGACCCGCGAAGAGCTCGACTCGGAAATTGAGCGCGCGGTGGCGGGCTTTTCGGAATTGGATGGAGTCGATCCTTCGCTGGCCGAACGGCTGGTGGGCGAGGGCTTCCTGACGTACGACGAGCTTTCGGTAATTGAGCCGGACAACATGATGAGCATGGGCAACCTGACCGAGGAGCAGGTGCAGCACATTGTGGATCAGGCGGAGCAGCGAGCCGAAGCGGCCGAAGCGGCGGCGGCGGTGGAACGCCGTCGGCAGCGGGAGCAGGAACGAATTGATGCCGCCACGGCCGAGGCCGATCAAAAGGAAGCAGAGTTGCAGAAAGCGGCGGGATTGCCTGCCGGTGTTTCGGCTCCGGCTGCAAGCGTATCGGGAGCATCGAGTTCGGAAGCGGCCACGGTTGGAAATGGGGTCGCTGGAGCAGACGACCGCGACGAATCGGCTGCCATGTCGAGCGACCAACCCGCGACCACAGGGGGAGAAACTGCTTCCGGCGGCTCGAATTAG